The following DNA comes from Pieris napi chromosome 18, ilPieNapi1.2, whole genome shotgun sequence.
GCACTGCCTCACCCACTGCTTCGGTAAAAAAAGCTGTTTCGGAGGCAGCGCccgcctaaaaaaaaaaaaaaaaaagtttgtactcTAACCCCACTAAACAGGACGTGCGGAGTCGAATGCACTCACTCCTGAACTGATAGCTCTAACCGTTCCAGAGATAGCTTTCCCAAAACCTTGCTAATTACTTACTAATCACCACCTTATCAGTTACTATTTCCTGCACGAAATCCCCACTCATTATCTAATTACTTAATGACTCAGTACGAATGCATCGTTATCTACTTTCCTACATTCACTAACCCGATCTATggctataaaagaaaaatagaataatataatataataaactatatctaacctaacctaacctacggGTCTAagcaaacaacaataaatatacctacattaacaccattatctataataaaattagatgtaagggttacatatttaaataaaacatttttattccaggtattattcttttatttatatgtccattatatttctatacaaatttacTAGCACCGTATCATTGTTCTCTGAGTCACACGTAAAATTTCTAAGGAAGTCTTCTAATCTCATCCCTCTGAacttgtaatatatgtataccaaACAGTACTCTCCGCACACCGCCGATAGGTAATCCTGAACCgtaaggttattgtatctccACATGCAACAATTCCTCCTTAAAAATCCTTCTATTGCTTCAATAGGTTTACGTCCAAACGAATCAAAGTATTCCCCAACTCTTTCGACGTTTATATGAATAGCCACCCAATGAGACCCCGGCTGTGAATCAGGGTCAAGATTGCATATGATAAGTGCTGGCACCTGAGCATACATCGGCAATCGATTTGAAGGATATACGTTGCTCTGGAGGCTGGGATGTATTCTACGAAGACTCATTTGCACTTCTAGTgtgttcatactttaatacgCGTTTACTCCCCTACTCTTTCACTCTTTTACTgactacatttattactatcaattcatatttataccaaTGTATTTAAACACACATAATATGATCTCAACATAAGTAATGAGTctctttgtaaaaaaagtaatgaaggtaaataaaaaccatGTCATATtcgattacattatattttattattcttaatatcataataattacataagtgATTGCTTAACTACTATAATCCACACATACATTTCTGTTCTtatctatttctataatatttgaaaactctGCGTAAACTACACAGTTAATTGTTTCAGTCAATGCGCTCTCGAATCTTACTTCCATTCTTACACTACCATGGCGTACAAGATTCCAATGCACATTAGAGTTAGCCGACAAGTCAGGTGTTAAATCAAAAGCTAGTAAACAGTAtccatttgaatattgttcCCTCGATATTCCATTACCTTcgttaagaaaatgtataccGGTGCCTGAGTACAGGGTGTGGTATGCGCTAGTAAATACATCGTTTGGAAATGATGGTTGTAACGATTTTGAAGGTATCTGTTGACCATCTATATATAGGCTAAATGAGCAAATACCAAAATTTTCAAAGTtgaaaggatttttaacataactacCGTTGAATGCTGTATTATTCACAAAACCTATAATACATCTCTTAGGAACCTGTCCTAAAATATACTTCAAAAGTAATGAAGGTTAATAAAAACCTGATAAGGTTAttcgtttatattttcatattcgtaaatatattttattgttcttaatattataataattatacgtatatgtGGTTGCTAAACTACTAGATACACACATTTCTGTTATTatctatttcaaaaatattttaaaaatgcaatgACTATTAAGATTGCAAAGGGTATTTAGAGTGCCCTTTGTTTTTCTTATCCACATTTTACTGATAGGTATGGATACTTGTTCAAACATGCAGTCGAGTTGAATATCGTAACTAGATAATGATATCCATTACCAGTCTATATAACCCGATACTTGTAGAAAGATTTAGTATTGTGCTCTAAGTTCGACAAAAGTGAAGTGgttaaaagtttgaaataataaacaacaatggaggtaagttatttaaattttataaatttggtttcagtaaattctttaataattcctatttattttttgaaacgcattttgatttgtttatgttatatttcagTCTTCATacaacctgaaagatgtggaTAAATGTTTCAGaccatataattattataatttatctgaTGATGAAGAAGAGGTTTTAAAcataacagaaaataaaaataagaagacCAATCGTTTAGATGACTTTTTTCTTCAAGAACCTGACcggaagaagaaaaaaactaaactttctTCAAGTGTTGGCCGTGCAGGGAAGGAgggaagcatttcatatatatcgACTGATAAAGATGATGGAATGGACGCTGACATACTTGTGAAAATGgaattatatagtttaaaaaagttgaaagaAATCCCAGTGGCACAACATTGGAAAAATGCAGATATTcgtgttaaatattatatgaaaaacgaTTCCAACATTGATGTTCAGATAAAGGATATTGTATACAATATAACAAAGGGGATATCCGAGGAAGATAGTGTAAAACGttacagttttaaaaattagtttcatTTAGTTTCTTCATGCTTCAGATTTTAATAccatatgtttatataattaagtaatgtTTCAGTTTTCCACTAGTATAAATACTATGTTGCATTGTACAAAGTCAATCATTGTGCTTTTTGTTGAAGACCTTTGCGCATTAAGGTTAAAAGTGTGAGACAAAAAACAGTTGTGAAacgaatacatatatacaatgtCTCAAGAATGTGTTAGTGTTTTTTTTGATGAAATGGATCATGAATTTGAAAGCTTATCCATTGATACAATTGAACTTTTCAACGTTTGTGATGAAATAGAAAGAAATGATTTAAATCACCCATTTTATGATCAAAGAATGATGGTGCTATGTGATGAATTCGATGGGAAACTGtgagtatatttaataatcatattttctatatatatttaatttttttttttttatttctctattCGCAATTCTaacagttaaatataataaaattttattcgacAGGGTTGATCAAATGGGTCGTGGAACTAAAAGGAAAGCAGCTGTTGATATTAACTCTGCTGACatcaaaagaataaaatctGGATCGAACATGGATCTTTCACGGTCTTCACAAGAGCAATCAACATCGAATGaaggtaataattttaacatgaaattttgctgtatttgtaatagaaatgtttccaaaaaatatttcgctaaTCATCTAAGGAGCAatgcacataaaaataatgtaaataaaaaacaacattcaatAAAACCCAATGTTAAGATAATTGAGACTGCGTTcggtaatagaataataacctATAGAGTAACTTCAGAAAATCAAAATGATTTACAGTTTGAGACACCAGAGTTATTTCTTGCATCTGTCAaagatacaatatttacaataataaataaatctatagaagatcatacaattttaaaaataaatttcattttatatggtGACTTTGTTCAGgagacaaaaaacattaacaaCACTTTTGATTTCCAAtcaatgaattttattgtttgtattggtgatgatttaaatatattttatacaactcTCACGAAATCTctaataaactatataaattcaTTCGAGAGAAAGGATAGTGGGTGGAGTCTgaaaaaaattttacatttggatatgaatttaaatcaatttaaccCTTTAAGAGGAAAATCCTTTATTGAGTTACcacatgatataaaaataaaaaaagctgtgataaatgttaaaaacacTGATGACGCCTGTTTTAAGTGGGCACTGTTATCTGCTTTATttccaattcataaaaattcggATAGAGTATCATCATACACCAAATACAGTCATAAATTAAAGTtcggtaatattaaatttccagTCAAATTAAAGGATATACACAAAATTGAAagtcttaataatataagcatTAATGTTTTTGGGTTAGAATATAATGAACAAAGAAAAAAGCATTGTATTGTTGGGCCATTGTATTTTACAAAGAATAAAATGCAGACtcatataaatttactatatttgaCACAGGGTAAAATATGTCACGATTAATAAGTAGTCAAGTTTCGAAATCCAAGGAAGCTATATATCTATGTGacttttgtttacaatatttttcaacatCTGAACGTTTAAATAACCATCAAAAAAATGATTGCAGACATATTTGTACACAAATACCAAgcgtagataaaaataaaaaaaattggtgggGCGATATTgtatctgaaaataaattaagttttgataaatttcaaCGTAAATTGTTGTTaccttttgttatatatgcgGATTTTGAGGCTTTTTTAAGTCCCTTAGCATCATGTTCAAACGATCCTTCAAAATCACATAcaataaatgtacaaaaacataatgtgTATAgttttggatactacattaaATGCTCATACGATGATAAATTGTCTAaatatgtaacatatactggTGAAAACTGtgctttaaaatttatggAAACCCTGAAAGATAATTTGACaacaattgttaaaaaaattggtttccAAAAAGttgctaataaaatatcacCAATTCAGCAAGATATAGTTAGCAAATCTATTCattgttatatttgtaataaaattttgtgtggGAATTCAATGATTTACCACGATTGGTTTACTGGGGAATTTGTTGGGGTCATACATAAAGTTTGTTCAGAAAAATTTAGAGTACCTTACACTATACCAGTCTTCTTGCACAATTTAAGCCATTATGATGCACATTTTATCGTACATGCCTTAAACTTTGATGAAGGTCAGGTAGAAGTTCTCccacaaaacaaagaaaaatacatatcatTTTCAAAGGTtcttaaaatcaataacaGTAATGTAACTTTACGTTTTGTGGATTCCCTAAAATTTTTACCCAGTAGCTTAGATACTTtagcaaaaaatttaacaaaaaataattttaatgaattatcaAAATGCTTTCCCAATTCAGAAGACTTTAAACGGCTGACTAAAAAAGGTGTATTTccatatgaatttattaaagattttgatACATTAAACTACAATCAACTTCCAGATCTTCCACACTTTTACAGTAGTCTCACAGATTCCATTATTTCTAATGAAGATTACAACCATGCCAAAGATGTTTGGAATCAtttcaattgtaaaaatatgttggattattcaaatctttatttaaaaactgatgttttattgttagcagatatttttgaaaattttaggcGTGTTTGCATTAAAACGTACGATTTAGACCCGGCTCATTACTATACAGCACCTGGATTAAGTTGGGATGCTATGTTAAAACATACTAAAACAGAGATTGAATTACTTTCTGATATAGATATGAttgcttttattaaatcagGAATTCGTGGTGGTGTTTCGCAATGTAGCACTCGCTATGCAAAAGCAAATAATGTTTACATGTCTGACTATAATGCGAAGGATAAAGAGTCATTCTTAATGTATTTCGATGCCAATAATCTATATGGTTGGGCAATGTCACAATATCTACCTACAGGTGGTTTTGAGTGGGTTAGTGCTGATACGGATTTTAATGTTAGTTGTTCATCAGATATAGGTTTTATCTTAGAGGTAGATCTGGAGTATCCGGTGGATTTACATGATAAACATTCAGATTTACCTCTTTGTCCAGAAAATATACCAGTTGGGGACGCTAAGGAAATTAGATTGATtccaaacttaaaaaataaatccaaatatattattcattatcgaaatttaattcaatgtttgaaaatgggtttaaaattattaaaagtttatagaatattaaaatttaagcagaGTCCATGGTTAAAGAACTATATAGACCTTAATACACAATTAAGAACTCGAGCTAATTCTGATTTTGAGAAAGATTTCTATAAACTCATGAACAACGCAGTTTTTGGTAAGACTATGGAAAATATTGAGAAACGAGTTAACGTTAAACTGTTAACCCACTGGGAAAATAGGGGCAAAGTATTGGGGGCTGGGGATCTAATTGCTCAACCACATTTTCACAgtgtttcaatattttctgATAGTCTTGTTGCAattcaattaaacaaaattaaattaatttataataaacctatttatctcggattttgtatattagatatatctaAAACGCTGATGTATGATTTCCACTATAATTAcatgaaagagaaatttacTTCAAATCTGAAACTACTGTATACAGATACTGACAGTctcatttatcaaatatttactaGTAACTTTTATAATGATATAAAGCCAGACATTTGTACACATTTCGATACATCAGATTATAAtccaaacaatgtttttaattttcctcaagt
Coding sequences within:
- the LOC125058876 gene encoding uncharacterized protein LOC125058876, giving the protein MSQECVSVFFDEMDHEFESLSIDTIELFNVCDEIERNDLNHPFYDQRMMVLCDEFDGKLVDQMGRGTKRKAAVDINSADIKRIKSGSNMDLSRSSQEQSTSNEGNNFNMKFCCICNRNVSKKYFANHLRSNAHKNNVNKKQHSIKPNVKIIETAFGNRIITYRVTSENQNDLQFETPELFLASVKDTIFTIINKSIEDHTILKINFILYGDFVQETKNINNTFDFQSMNFIVCIGDDLNIFYTTLTKSLINYINSFERKDSGWSLKKILHLDMNLNQFNPLRGKSFIELPHDIKIKKAVINVKNTDDACFKWALLSALFPIHKNSDRVSSYTKYSHKLKFGNIKFPVKLKDIHKIESLNNISINVFGLEYNEQRKKHCIVGPLYFTKNKMQTHINLLYLTQGKICHD